One genomic region from Vannielia litorea encodes:
- a CDS encoding alpha/beta hydrolase translates to MTDPTAFDNAPFIPDGAAYPDRWAEAAREYRSLETALGRARLNVSYGEHPSEKYDLFYPQSAKPEGTLIYIHGGFWRAFSRADWSHFAAGATACGWAVAMPSYPLCPEVTVSDITRSLARAISAIALKTSGKIALTGHSAGGHLALRMLDPALDIGTARDRLTRCLPISPLTDLAPLREVPLNDTLQLTETEAKSESPVHQPAPLIPVHVLVGAAERPSFIAQANALPWDVPVTEAPELHHFNVIDFLLEADHPFTAWLTSEGAEPPNWPNPSA, encoded by the coding sequence ATGACCGACCCGACCGCCTTCGACAACGCGCCTTTCATCCCCGATGGCGCCGCCTATCCTGACCGCTGGGCCGAGGCCGCGCGGGAGTATCGCAGCCTCGAAACCGCTCTGGGCCGCGCTCGTCTCAACGTGAGCTATGGCGAGCATCCCTCTGAGAAGTATGATCTTTTCTACCCGCAATCCGCAAAGCCCGAAGGCACGCTGATCTATATCCACGGCGGTTTCTGGCGCGCTTTCTCGCGGGCGGACTGGTCGCACTTCGCCGCCGGGGCCACCGCCTGCGGCTGGGCCGTGGCCATGCCCTCCTATCCGCTCTGCCCAGAGGTGACCGTTTCCGACATCACCCGCAGCCTCGCCCGCGCCATCTCGGCCATCGCCCTGAAAACAAGTGGAAAAATCGCGCTCACCGGCCATTCCGCCGGGGGGCATCTTGCCCTGCGTATGCTCGACCCCGCGCTCGACATCGGCACCGCCCGCGACCGCCTTACCAGATGTCTGCCCATTTCCCCGCTCACCGACCTCGCCCCGCTGCGCGAGGTTCCGTTGAACGACACGCTGCAACTCACTGAAACAGAGGCAAAATCCGAGAGCCCCGTGCATCAGCCCGCGCCGTTAATCCCTGTGCATGTGCTGGTTGGCGCCGCCGAACGGCCATCGTTTATCGCACAGGCCAACGCGCTGCCCTGGGACGTTCCGGTCACCGAGGCACCGGAACTCCACCATTTCAACGTGATAGACTTCCTTCTTGAGGCGGATCACCCGTTCACCGCATGGCTCACAAGCGAAGGGGCCGAGCCGCCAAACTGGCCCAACCCCTCCGCCTGA
- the rpe gene encoding ribulose-phosphate 3-epimerase: MPFDRSIKIAPSILAADFAAFGAECEAAEAQGADWIHVDVMDGHFVPNLTFGPAMCKALRPHIKGVMDVHLMIAPVDPYIDAFAEAGADVLTAHVEAGPHIHRTLQAIRAAGVRPGVALNPGTPAEAVRDVLGLVDLVCVMTVNPGFGGQKFIDMGDKIRALREMIGDREIHIEIDGGVDPKTAPLVAGAGADVLVAGSAVFKGGSVANPAPYGENIRAIRAAAAG, from the coding sequence ATGCCCTTCGACCGTTCGATCAAGATCGCCCCCTCCATCCTTGCCGCCGATTTTGCCGCCTTCGGGGCGGAATGCGAGGCCGCAGAGGCGCAGGGGGCCGACTGGATCCACGTGGATGTGATGGACGGGCATTTCGTTCCGAACCTCACCTTTGGCCCGGCGATGTGCAAGGCGCTGCGCCCGCATATCAAGGGGGTGATGGACGTGCATCTGATGATCGCCCCGGTGGACCCTTACATTGACGCCTTTGCCGAGGCGGGAGCCGATGTGCTGACGGCGCATGTCGAGGCGGGGCCGCATATTCACCGCACGCTTCAGGCGATCCGCGCGGCGGGCGTGCGCCCCGGCGTGGCGCTCAACCCCGGCACCCCGGCGGAGGCGGTGCGCGACGTGCTGGGCCTTGTGGACCTCGTTTGCGTGATGACGGTGAACCCCGGCTTCGGCGGGCAGAAGTTCATCGACATGGGCGACAAGATCCGCGCCCTGCGCGAGATGATCGGCGACCGCGAGATCCATATCGAGATCGACGGCGGCGTGGACCCGAAGACCGCGCCGCTGGTGGCGGGCGCGGGGGCCGATGTGCTGGTGGCCGGCTCGGCGGTGTTCAAGGGCGGCTCGGTGGCCAACCCGGCACCCTACGGAGAGAACATCCGTGCGATCCGCGCGGCGGCGGCCGGATAA
- the deoC gene encoding deoxyribose-phosphate aldolase, whose translation MSEKPATAKAESPAATAQLPQLTLARNPGMELDMDWVLRAQANTSAIERRAATLPGRRSVKKAFQAAWLCKAITLIDLTTLAGDDTEGRVKRLCAKARQPVRADLLKALGMEGLTTGAICVYHDMVPTAVEALRGSGIPVAAVSTGFPAGLSPFHLRLAEIEESVKAGAEEIDIVISRRHVLTGNWQALYDEMKAFRVACGPAHVKAILATGELGTLQNVARASLVCMMAGADFIKTSTGKESVNATLPVSLVMIRAIRDYFDATGHRVGYKPAGGISKAKDALLYLALLKDELGPRWVQPDLFRFGASSLLGDIERQLEHHTTGAYSASYRHAMG comes from the coding sequence GTGTCTGAAAAGCCCGCGACCGCCAAAGCCGAAAGTCCGGCTGCCACGGCCCAGCTGCCGCAGCTCACCCTCGCCCGCAATCCGGGCATGGAGCTGGATATGGATTGGGTCCTGCGCGCCCAGGCCAACACCTCTGCCATCGAGCGCCGCGCCGCCACGCTTCCGGGCCGCCGCTCGGTGAAAAAGGCCTTCCAAGCCGCATGGCTCTGCAAGGCGATCACCCTGATCGACCTCACCACGCTTGCGGGCGACGATACCGAAGGCCGCGTCAAACGCCTCTGCGCCAAGGCGCGCCAACCCGTCCGCGCCGACCTGCTGAAAGCGCTCGGGATGGAAGGGCTGACCACCGGCGCCATCTGCGTTTACCACGACATGGTGCCAACCGCCGTCGAGGCGCTGCGCGGCTCGGGCATCCCCGTCGCCGCCGTCTCCACCGGCTTCCCCGCCGGCCTCTCTCCCTTCCACCTCCGCCTCGCCGAGATCGAAGAAAGCGTGAAGGCCGGGGCCGAGGAGATCGACATCGTCATCTCCCGCCGCCACGTGCTCACCGGCAACTGGCAGGCGCTCTATGACGAGATGAAGGCCTTCCGCGTCGCCTGCGGCCCCGCCCACGTCAAGGCGATCCTCGCCACAGGCGAGCTGGGCACGCTGCAAAACGTCGCCCGCGCCAGCCTCGTCTGCATGATGGCCGGCGCCGACTTCATCAAAACCTCGACGGGTAAAGAAAGCGTCAACGCCACACTGCCCGTGTCTCTCGTGATGATCCGCGCCATCCGCGACTATTTCGACGCCACCGGCCACCGCGTCGGCTACAAACCCGCGGGCGGCATCTCCAAGGCCAAAGACGCGCTCCTCTACCTCGCCCTCCTGAAGGACGAACTCGGCCCCCGCTGGGTCCAGCCCGACCTCTTCCGCTTCGGCGCCTCCTCCCTGCTGGGAGACATCGAGCGCCAACTCGAGCACCATACCACCGGCGCCTATTCGGCCTCTTACCGGCACGCGATGGGATGA
- a CDS encoding aldehyde dehydrogenase family protein: MNVPEIFETLAYGPAPESASEAAAWLDKHNRKFGHFIDGAFQKPAKGFLSRNPATGDKLATLTQGTAKDVEKAVKAARKAQPKWAALSGHQRAKYLYALARLLQKHSRLFAVLETLDNGKPIRESRDIDVPLATRHFYYHAGHAQLAPTELPDRAPLGVAGQIIPWNFPLLMLAWKVAPALAMGNTVVLKPAEYTSLTALLFAEITQEAGLPAGVLNIVTGDGATGEALVNAPVDKLAFTGSTAVGRRIREATAGRNIPLTLELGGKSPYIVFEDADIDSAVEGLVDAIWFNQGQVCCAGSRLLVQEGIADAFHTKLKARMDGLRIGDPLDKCIDVGAVVDPTQLKTITDMVAANTEGETYVANSDCPEGCFYPPTLITGLAPSSTLMQEEIFGPVLVSCTFRTPDEAIALANNTRYGLAATLWSENINLALHVAPQLAAGVVWINGTNMFDAAAGFGGIRESGFGREGGWEGLMAYSKPAKAPKKAATPQAFEGNGAPADPLDRTAKMYIGGKQARPDSGYSTAIHGPKGDLLGHVGTGSRKDIRNAVEAAASAKGWAKSSAHLRAQILFYLAENLSARSAEFANRIKALTGKSGTAEVEASISRLFAYAAWADKLDGAAKPVPMRGTAVAFNEPCGVIGALCSPAQPLLGLVSAIGPAIAMGNRIVACPSEPFPLVATDFYQLLDTSDVPGGVVNIVTGPHADLAKTLAEHMEVDSVWNFSAPELTAGIEKASAGNLKRTLSLFPDWSDPATEGREMLAAATEIKTVWIPYGV; this comes from the coding sequence ATGAACGTCCCCGAAATCTTCGAAACCCTCGCCTACGGCCCTGCCCCCGAGTCCGCCTCGGAGGCCGCCGCATGGCTCGACAAGCACAACCGCAAGTTCGGCCACTTCATTGACGGCGCCTTCCAGAAGCCCGCCAAGGGCTTCCTCAGCCGCAACCCCGCCACCGGCGACAAGCTGGCCACCCTCACCCAAGGCACCGCCAAGGACGTGGAGAAGGCCGTCAAAGCCGCCCGCAAGGCCCAGCCGAAATGGGCCGCCCTTTCAGGCCACCAGCGCGCCAAATACCTCTACGCCCTCGCCCGCCTGCTGCAAAAGCACTCCCGCCTCTTCGCCGTCCTCGAAACCCTCGACAACGGCAAACCCATCCGCGAGTCCCGCGACATCGACGTGCCACTCGCCACCCGCCACTTCTACTACCACGCAGGCCACGCCCAACTTGCCCCCACCGAGCTGCCAGACCGCGCACCCCTCGGCGTTGCAGGCCAGATCATCCCATGGAACTTCCCACTCCTGATGCTCGCCTGGAAGGTCGCGCCCGCCCTCGCCATGGGCAACACCGTCGTCCTCAAACCGGCTGAATACACCTCCCTCACCGCCCTCCTCTTCGCCGAGATCACACAAGAGGCCGGCCTCCCCGCCGGTGTCCTCAACATCGTCACCGGGGACGGCGCCACCGGCGAGGCCCTCGTAAACGCCCCGGTCGACAAACTCGCTTTCACCGGCTCCACCGCCGTCGGCCGCCGCATCCGCGAGGCCACTGCGGGGCGCAACATCCCCCTCACTCTCGAACTCGGCGGCAAATCCCCCTACATCGTCTTCGAAGACGCCGATATCGACAGCGCCGTCGAAGGCCTCGTCGATGCCATCTGGTTCAACCAGGGCCAGGTCTGCTGCGCCGGCTCCCGCCTGCTGGTTCAGGAAGGCATCGCCGACGCCTTCCACACCAAGCTGAAGGCCCGGATGGACGGCCTCCGCATCGGCGACCCGCTCGACAAATGCATCGACGTCGGCGCCGTGGTCGACCCGACCCAGCTCAAAACCATCACCGACATGGTCGCCGCCAACACCGAGGGCGAAACCTACGTCGCAAACTCCGACTGCCCCGAGGGATGCTTCTACCCGCCCACCCTCATCACCGGCCTCGCCCCCTCCTCCACCCTGATGCAGGAAGAAATCTTCGGCCCCGTCCTCGTCAGCTGCACCTTCCGCACCCCCGACGAAGCCATCGCGCTGGCCAACAACACCCGCTACGGCCTCGCCGCAACCCTCTGGTCCGAAAACATAAACCTCGCCCTCCACGTCGCCCCGCAACTGGCTGCAGGCGTGGTCTGGATCAACGGCACCAACATGTTCGACGCCGCCGCAGGCTTCGGCGGCATCCGCGAGTCCGGCTTCGGGCGCGAGGGCGGATGGGAAGGCCTCATGGCCTACTCCAAGCCCGCCAAGGCCCCCAAGAAGGCCGCCACCCCGCAAGCCTTCGAGGGCAACGGCGCCCCCGCTGACCCGCTCGACCGCACCGCCAAGATGTACATCGGCGGCAAGCAGGCCCGGCCCGACTCCGGCTATTCCACCGCCATCCACGGCCCCAAGGGCGACCTCCTCGGCCACGTCGGCACCGGCTCCCGGAAGGACATCCGCAACGCCGTCGAAGCCGCCGCTTCCGCAAAAGGCTGGGCCAAATCCTCCGCCCACCTCCGCGCCCAGATCCTTTTCTACCTGGCCGAAAACCTCTCCGCCCGCAGCGCGGAATTCGCGAACCGGATCAAGGCCCTCACCGGCAAGTCCGGCACCGCCGAGGTCGAAGCCTCCATCTCCCGCCTCTTCGCCTACGCCGCCTGGGCCGACAAGCTGGACGGCGCCGCCAAGCCCGTCCCGATGCGCGGCACCGCCGTCGCCTTCAACGAGCCCTGCGGCGTCATCGGCGCCCTCTGCTCCCCCGCCCAGCCGCTCCTCGGCCTCGTCAGCGCCATCGGCCCGGCCATCGCCATGGGCAACCGCATTGTCGCCTGCCCCTCCGAGCCCTTCCCGCTGGTCGCGACCGACTTCTACCAACTGCTCGACACCTCCGATGTCCCCGGCGGAGTGGTCAACATCGTCACCGGCCCCCACGCCGACCTCGCCAAGACCCTCGCCGAGCATATGGAGGTGGATTCTGTCTGGAACTTCTCCGCCCCCGAGCTAACCGCGGGCATTGAGAAGGCCAGCGCAGGCAACCTCAAGCGCACCCTCTCGCTCTTCCCCGACTGGTCCGACCCGGCCACCGAGGGCCGCGAGATGCTGGCCGCCGCGACCGAGATCAAGACCGTCTGGATCCCATACGGCGTCTGA
- a CDS encoding PAS domain S-box protein, whose amino-acid sequence MGFAGFGRSRLKEADPLALLGGAVQATYAVIWFRPDGMILDANENFCAATGYAREEIVGQHHRMFVQKRYGASEDYKAFWERLARGESFTATFPRIAKGDRNIWIEAAYVPIRGAGGEVEKVVKFATDVTAREFEAIKAKSRLTALDRSQAVIEFEPDGTIVTANANFLDAVGYELEEIRGKHHRMFLREDMREDPDYLHFWSDLAKGEAKLGKFRRFGKGGREMWLEATYNPIIDARGQVVKVVKFAADITNTRVQAIDSQGQLAALSRSQAVIEFDPDGTIRKANENFLAVTGYEESEILGQHHRIFMHPDEAAGEGYAAFWQALAGGTFQAGQYRRITSTGAEIWIEASYNPILDTDGKVAKVVKFATDITGQKRAIRAFQDAVTGLAGHDLSVQIGVDVPEEFVRLKEEFNVSVRALAEVISGISDRATAILTETGQISASARDLSMRTEKQAAALEETAAALDEMTSSVRGAAGNADEAAKTAQSAEESTATGLEMSRKAVEAMKEIAASSEQVSSITGVIDEIAFQTNLLALNAGVEAARAGESGRGFAVVASEVRQLALRSSDSSREIAQLVASTFERIQAGVKLVDDSGSALEQIAGYVQDIRGKVASLATSSQEQSVGLDEINTAVNELDRGTQQNAAMFEETSAATQALEREAETLSGSTRQFTFTAPPEGRGADMNPETPPKVAQHRR is encoded by the coding sequence ATGGGTTTTGCAGGATTCGGGCGCAGCCGGTTGAAGGAGGCGGACCCGCTGGCCCTTCTGGGCGGGGCGGTTCAGGCCACCTACGCGGTGATCTGGTTCAGGCCCGATGGCATGATACTCGATGCGAACGAGAATTTCTGCGCCGCCACCGGTTACGCGCGCGAGGAGATCGTGGGCCAGCATCACCGGATGTTCGTGCAAAAGCGCTATGGGGCCAGCGAAGACTACAAGGCTTTCTGGGAGCGACTCGCACGGGGCGAGAGCTTTACCGCCACCTTCCCGCGCATCGCCAAGGGCGACCGGAATATCTGGATCGAGGCGGCCTATGTGCCGATCCGGGGCGCCGGGGGCGAGGTGGAGAAGGTGGTGAAATTCGCCACCGATGTCACCGCGCGCGAGTTCGAGGCGATCAAGGCCAAGAGCCGGCTGACCGCGCTGGACCGGAGCCAGGCTGTGATCGAGTTCGAGCCGGATGGCACCATCGTGACCGCAAATGCCAACTTTCTCGATGCGGTGGGCTATGAGCTGGAGGAAATTCGCGGCAAGCACCACCGGATGTTCTTGCGCGAGGATATGCGTGAAGACCCGGACTACCTGCATTTCTGGAGCGATCTGGCCAAGGGCGAGGCCAAGCTGGGCAAATTCCGCCGCTTCGGAAAGGGCGGGCGCGAGATGTGGCTGGAGGCGACCTACAACCCGATCATCGATGCGCGGGGTCAGGTGGTGAAGGTGGTGAAATTCGCCGCCGATATCACCAACACCCGGGTTCAGGCGATCGACTCGCAGGGCCAGCTTGCCGCGCTGAGCCGGAGCCAGGCGGTGATCGAGTTTGACCCGGACGGCACGATACGGAAGGCCAACGAGAACTTTCTCGCCGTGACCGGCTACGAGGAGAGCGAGATCCTGGGCCAGCACCACCGGATTTTCATGCACCCGGATGAGGCCGCCGGGGAGGGCTATGCAGCATTCTGGCAGGCGCTGGCGGGTGGCACCTTTCAGGCCGGGCAATACCGGCGGATCACCAGCACCGGTGCGGAAATCTGGATCGAGGCGAGCTACAACCCGATCCTCGACACCGATGGCAAGGTGGCCAAGGTGGTGAAGTTCGCCACCGACATTACCGGGCAGAAGCGCGCGATCCGGGCGTTTCAGGATGCGGTGACGGGGCTGGCGGGCCATGACCTGAGCGTGCAGATCGGGGTCGACGTGCCCGAGGAGTTCGTGCGGCTGAAGGAGGAGTTCAACGTTTCGGTCCGGGCGCTGGCCGAGGTGATCTCTGGCATCTCCGACCGGGCGACCGCGATCCTGACGGAAACCGGCCAGATCTCGGCCTCGGCCCGCGACCTCAGCATGCGCACCGAGAAGCAGGCCGCGGCGCTGGAAGAGACCGCCGCCGCGCTGGACGAGATGACCTCGTCGGTGCGCGGCGCGGCAGGCAATGCCGACGAGGCCGCGAAAACCGCGCAATCGGCGGAGGAGAGCACGGCAACCGGGCTGGAGATGTCACGCAAGGCGGTGGAGGCGATGAAGGAGATCGCGGCGAGCTCCGAGCAGGTTTCCAGCATCACCGGCGTGATCGACGAGATCGCCTTCCAGACCAATCTGCTGGCGCTCAACGCGGGCGTCGAGGCAGCGCGGGCGGGCGAAAGCGGGCGCGGCTTTGCGGTGGTGGCCTCGGAGGTGCGGCAACTGGCGCTGCGCTCCTCCGACAGCTCCCGCGAGATCGCCCAGCTGGTGGCCTCCACCTTCGAGCGGATTCAGGCCGGGGTGAAGCTGGTGGATGACAGCGGCTCGGCGCTGGAGCAAATCGCGGGCTACGTGCAGGACATCCGCGGCAAGGTCGCCAGCCTCGCCACCTCCTCGCAGGAGCAATCGGTTGGGCTGGACGAGATCAATACGGCGGTGAACGAGCTGGACCGCGGCACCCAGCAGAACGCCGCGATGTTCGAAGAGACCAGCGCCGCGACGCAGGCGCTGGAGCGCGAGGCGGAGACCCTCTCTGGAAGCACCCGGCAGTTCACCTTCACCGCACCGCCCGAAGGGCGGGGTGCAGACATGAATCCTGAAACGCCGCCGAAGGTGGCGCAGCACAGACGATAG